Proteins encoded within one genomic window of Salipaludibacillus agaradhaerens:
- the tig gene encoding trigger factor — protein MSAKWEKKEGNSGVLTVEVSSDRVNDALDQAFKKVVKQVNVPGFRKGRVPRPLFEQRFGVESLYQDALDVLLPQAYSEAVEETGIEPVDQPDIDIEDMAKGKPLVFTATVTVKPEVKLGDYKGLEVEVEDTSVTDEDVDAEISNLQEKHADLVAVEDGQIEKGDTVVFDFEGFVDDEPFEGGKSENYSLEIGSGQFIPGFEDEMIGLKTGEEAEVNVTFPQDYHSEALAGKPAKFKVKIHDIKRKDLPELDDEFAKDVNEEHESFAALKEDVRKNLEETKQQEADAKMKDTLVEKASENSDIDLPEAMVETEVKRMMDEFGQRLQSQGMSMDMYYQFAQTDEEGMKAQFQDDAEKRVRVNLTLEAIAEAEKLEASDEDVDAEIEKMADMYKRSADEIRQILDMQGGVETLKGDLKVRKAIDFLVENRKK, from the coding sequence ATGTCAGCAAAATGGGAAAAAAAAGAAGGTAACTCAGGTGTCCTTACGGTTGAAGTAAGTAGCGACCGTGTAAACGATGCATTGGACCAAGCCTTTAAAAAAGTTGTTAAACAAGTGAACGTACCAGGCTTTCGTAAAGGTCGTGTACCACGTCCTCTTTTTGAACAGCGCTTTGGTGTGGAGTCTCTTTATCAAGATGCATTAGACGTACTATTACCACAAGCGTACTCAGAAGCAGTCGAAGAAACTGGCATTGAGCCTGTAGATCAACCAGATATTGATATTGAAGATATGGCTAAAGGAAAGCCATTAGTATTCACTGCTACAGTCACTGTGAAACCGGAAGTTAAACTTGGTGATTATAAAGGGCTTGAAGTAGAAGTGGAAGATACGAGTGTCACTGATGAAGATGTAGACGCTGAAATCTCTAATCTTCAAGAAAAACATGCAGATCTTGTGGCAGTTGAAGATGGCCAAATCGAAAAAGGCGATACCGTCGTTTTTGACTTTGAAGGATTTGTGGATGATGAACCATTTGAAGGCGGAAAGTCAGAAAATTATTCCCTTGAAATCGGTTCTGGTCAATTTATTCCAGGCTTTGAAGATGAGATGATTGGTTTGAAAACAGGCGAAGAAGCAGAGGTAAATGTGACATTTCCTCAAGACTACCATTCTGAAGCCCTTGCAGGAAAGCCAGCTAAGTTTAAAGTGAAGATTCATGACATTAAACGTAAAGACTTACCTGAGCTCGACGATGAGTTTGCAAAAGATGTTAATGAAGAACATGAGTCATTTGCTGCTCTAAAAGAAGATGTCCGTAAAAACCTTGAAGAAACAAAACAACAAGAAGCTGACGCTAAAATGAAAGACACTCTGGTTGAAAAAGCAAGTGAAAACAGCGACATTGATCTTCCAGAAGCGATGGTGGAAACTGAAGTGAAGCGGATGATGGATGAATTTGGTCAACGTTTACAATCACAAGGTATGTCTATGGATATGTATTATCAGTTTGCCCAAACAGATGAAGAAGGCATGAAAGCCCAATTCCAAGATGATGCTGAAAAAAGAGTACGTGTAAATTTAACATTAGAAGCTATTGCGGAAGCTGAAAAGTTAGAGGCAAGTGACGAAGATGTAGATGCAGAAATTGAAAAAATGGCTGATATGTATAAACGCTCAGCGGATGAAATTCGTCAAATCCTTGATATGCAAGGTGGCGTTGAGACGTTAAAAGGTGATTTAAAAGTACGTAAAGCCATAGACTTTTTAGTAGAAAACAGAAAAAAATAA